One part of the Arabidopsis thaliana chromosome 1 sequence genome encodes these proteins:
- a CDS encoding uncharacterized protein (unknown protein; FUNCTIONS IN: molecular_function unknown; INVOLVED IN: biological_process unknown; LOCATED IN: endomembrane system; BEST Arabidopsis thaliana protein match is: unknown protein (TAIR:AT1G17300.1); Has 35333 Blast hits to 34131 proteins in 2444 species: Archae - 798; Bacteria - 22429; Metazoa - 974; Fungi - 991; Plants - 531; Viruses - 0; Other Eukaryotes - 9610 (source: NCBI BLink).): MKRCCSVALVLLLVAFFSSKYSVEGRSLLTMTHSSQAVRDLPVSKEMKKEPLKGENDSFRRIPRSGSNPIQNKCNPPVDVKASRKQQQITTSRKP, translated from the exons ATGAAGAGATGCTGTTCAGTGGCTCTGGTTCTGTTACTTGTAGCTTTCTTTAGCAGCAAGTATAGTGTAGAAGGACGTTCTCTGTTAACGATGACACATTCGAGTCAAGCTGTGAGAGATTTGCCTGTAAgcaaggagatgaagaaagagcCACTTAAGGGAGAAAATGATAGCTTCAGAAGAATCCCAAGGAGTGGCTCAAACCCTATACAGAACAA GTGTAATCCACCGGTAGATGTTAAAGCAAGTAGGAAACAACAGCAGATCACAACATCAAGAAAACCTTAA
- the UBC34 gene encoding ubiquitin-conjugating enzyme 34 codes for MAEKACIKRLQKEYRALCKEPVSHVVARPSPNDILEWHYVLEGSEGTPFAGGFYYGKIKFPPEYPYKPPGITMTTPNGRFMTQKKICLSMSDFDMAFTVHPESWNPMWSVSSILTGLLSFMMDTSPTTGSVNTTVIEKQRLAKSSLAFNCKTPAFRKLFPEYVEKYNQQQLAEQATTQLTTPESPQKSDTKVESEKTIDPTKGDSEGGLKERKKNNKQGLPAWIILLLVSVFGVVMALPLLQL; via the exons ATGGCAGAAAAGGCCTGTATAAAACGTCTTCAAAAGGAATATAGAGCACTTTGCAAG GAACCAGTCTCCCATGTTGTTGCTCGTCCTTCCCCAAATGACATTCTCGAGTGGC ATTATGTGCTGGAAGGCAGTGAGGGAACACCTTTTGCAG GTGGATTTTACTATGGAAAGATCAAGTTTCCTCCCGAGTATCCTTACAAGCCACCAGGGATTAC AATGACTACACCAAATGGTCGATTCATGACacagaagaaaatttgtttatctATGAGTGATT TTGACATGGCATTTACAGTTCATCCAGAAAGCTGGAATCCGATGTGGTCTGTATCAAG CATACTTACAGGACTTCTCTCATTTATG ATGGATACCAGTCCGACAACTGGAAGTGTTAACACTACTGTAATTGAGAAACAACGGTTGGCTAAGTCATCTCTCGCTTTCAATTGTAAAAC CCCAGCATTTCGAAAGCTATTTCCAGAGTATGTAGAGAAGTACAACCAGCAGCAACTAGCTGAGCAAGCTACCACACAACTGACAACACCAGAGTCTCCTCAAAAGAGCGATACCAAAGTCGAGTCAGAGAAAACCATCGATCCAACAAAGGGAGATTCAGAAGGTGGCTTGAAGGAGaggaaaaagaacaataaaCAGGGATTGCCAGCGTGGATAATACTGTTGCTAGTGTCGGTTTTCGGTGTGGTAATGGCGTTGCCTCTGCTTCAACTGTGA
- the AHA10 gene encoding autoinhibited H[+]-ATPase isoform 10 (autoinhibited H(+)-ATPase isoform 10 (AHA10); FUNCTIONS IN: ATPase activity, cation-transporting ATPase activity, ATPase activity, coupled to transmembrane movement of ions, phosphorylative mechanism; INVOLVED IN: vacuole organization, vacuolar acidification, proanthocyanidin biosynthetic process; LOCATED IN: chloroplast; EXPRESSED IN: 18 plant structures; EXPRESSED DURING: 10 growth stages; CONTAINS InterPro DOMAIN/s: ATPase, P-type, ATPase-associated domain (InterPro:IPR008250), ATPase, P-type cation-transporter, N-terminal (InterPro:IPR004014), Haloacid dehalogenase-like hydrolase (InterPro:IPR005834), ATPase, P-type, H+ transporting proton pump (InterPro:IPR000695), ATPase, P-type, K/Mg/Cd/Cu/Zn/Na/Ca/Na/H-transporter (InterPro:IPR001757), ATPase, P-type, plasma-membrane proton-efflux (InterPro:IPR006534), ATPase, P-type phosphorylation site (InterPro:IPR018303); BEST Arabidopsis thaliana protein match is: H(+)-ATPase 8 (TAIR:AT3G42640.1); Has 37639 Blast hits to 33046 proteins in 3187 species: Archae - 705; Bacteria - 24196; Metazoa - 3861; Fungi - 2534; Plants - 1888; Viruses - 3; Other Eukaryotes - 4452 (source: NCBI BLink).): MAEDLDKPLLDPDTFNRKGIDLGILPLEEVFEYLRTSPQGLLSGDAEERLKIFGPNRLEEKQENRFVKFLGFMWNPLSWVMEAAALMAIALANSQSLGPDWEDFTGIVCLLLINATISFFEENNAGNAAAALMARLALKTRVLRDGQWQEQDASILVPGDIISIKLGDIIPADARLLEGDPLKIDQSVLTGESLPVTKKKGEQVFSGSTCKQGEIEAVVIATGSTTFFGKTARLVDSTDVTGHFQQVLTSIGNFCICSIAVGMVLEIIIMFPVQHRSYRIGINNLLVLLIGGIPIAMPTVLSVTLAIGSHRLSQQGAITKRMTAIEEMAGMDVLCCDKTGTLTLNSLTVDKNLIEVFVDYMDKDTILLLAGRASRLENQDAIDAAIVSMLADPREARANIREIHFLPFNPVDKRTAITYIDSDGKWYRATKGAPEQVLNLCQQKNEIAQRVYAIIDRFAEKGLRSLAVAYQEIPEKSNNSPGGPWRFCGLLPLFDPPRHDSGETILRALSLGVCVKMITGDQLAIAKETGRRLGMGTNMYPSSSLLGHNNDEHEAIPVDELIEMADGFAGVFPEHKYEIVKILQEMKHVVGMTGDGVNDAPALKKADIGIAVADATDAARSSADIVLTDPGLSVIISAVLTSRAIFQRMRNYTVYAVSITIRIVLGFTLLALIWEYDFPPFMVLIIAILNDGTIMTISKDRVRPSPTPESWKLNQIFATGIVIGTYLALVTVLFYWIIVSTTFFEKHFHVKSIANNSEQVSSAMYLQVSIISQALIFVTRSRGWSFFERPGTLLIFAFILAQLAATLIAVYANISFAKITGIGWRWAGVIWLYSLIFYIPLDVIKFVFHYALSGEAWNLVLDRKTAFTYKKDYGKDDGSPNVTISQRSRSAEELRGSRSRASWIAEQTRRRAEIARLLEVHSVSRHLESVIKLKQIDQRMIRAAHTV; encoded by the exons ATGGCCGAGGATTTGGACAAGCCATTGCTGGATCCTGATACTTTCAACAGAAAAGGAATTGATTTG GGTATATTGCCGTTGGAGGAGGTTTTTGAATACCTAAGAACATCGCCTCAAGGGCTTTTATCTGGAGATGCtgaagagagattgaagatatTTGGTCCTAACAGACTTGAAGAGAAACAG GAGAACAGATTTGTGAAATTCTTAGGTTTTATGTGGAATCCCTTGTCATGGGTTATGGAAGCTGCTGCATTGATGGCCATTGCCCTCGCTAATAGTCAA AGTCTAGGTCCTGACTGGGAAGACTTTACTGGAATCGTTTGCCTTTTGCTGATCAACGCAACAATCAGcttctttgaagaaaacaatgctGGGAATGCTGCTGCAGCTCTTATGGCTCGCTTGGCTTTAAAAACAAGA GTTCTTAGAGATGGACAGTGGCAAGAACAAGATGCTTCTATCTTGGTACCTGGTGATATAATTAGCATTAAGCTTGGGGATATCATTCCTGCAGATGCTCGCCTTCTTGAAGGAGACCCCTTGAAGATTGATCAG TCAGTGCTGACCGGAGAATCACTACCTGTGACCAAGAAGAAGGGTGAACAGGTCTTTTCTGGCTCTACTTGTAAACAAGGTGAAATAGAAGCTGTTGTGATAGCAACTGGATCGACCACCTTCTTTGGAAAAACAGCACGCTTGGTGGACAGTACAGATGTAACTGGACATTTTCAGCAg GTTCTTACATCGATTGGAAACTTCTGCATTTGCTCCATTGCTGTTGGAATGGTTCTTGAAATCATTATCATGTTCCCTGTACAACATCGCTCTTACAGAATTGGGATCAATAATCTTCTTGTACTACTGATTGGAGGGATACCCATTGCCATGCCCACTGTACTATCTGTAACGCTTGCCATTGGATCTCATCGACTTTCACAACAG GGTGCCATTACGAAAAGAATGACCGCAATAGAGGAAATGGCTGGGATGGATGTACTCTGCTGTGATAAAACTGGAACCCTTACTTTGAACAGTCTTACCGTTGATAAAAATCTTATTGAG GTATTCGTTGACTACATGGACAAGGATACAATTTTGTTGCTTGCAGGCCGAGCTTCACGACTAGAAAATCAGGATGCTATAGATGCAGCCATTGTTAGCATGCTTGCAGATCCCAGAGAG GCACGTGCAAACATTAGAGAAATCCATTTCTTACCATTCAATCCTGTGGACAAACGTACTGCAATAACGTATATTGATTCCGATGGAAAATGGTATCGTGCTACCAAAGGTGCTCCTGAACAG GTTCTAAACTTGTGTCAGCAGAAAAATGAGATTGCGCAAAGAGTTTATGCCATCATTGATAGATTTGCAGAAAAAGGTTTGAGGTCTCTTGCGGTTGCTTATCAG GAAATTCCAGAGAAAAGCAACAACAGTCCTGGAGGACCATGGAGGTTCTGTGGTCTGTTGCCACTGTTTGATCCCCCAAGGCATGATAGCGGTGAAACCATCCTTAGAGCTCTTAGCCTGGGAGTTTGCGTTAAGATGATCACTG GTGATCAATTGGCGATTGCAAAGGAGACAGGCAGACGTCTTGGAATGGGAACCAACATGtatccttcttcctctttgttaGGCCACAACAATGATGAGCATGAAGCCATTCCAGTGGATGAGCTAATTGAAATGGCAGATGGATTTGCTGGAGTTTTCCCTG AACATAAGTATGAGATTGTAAAGATTTTACAAGAAATGAAGCATGTGGTTGGAATGACCGGAGATGGTGTGAATGATGCTCCTGCTCTCAAAAAAGCTGACATCGGAATAGCTGTCGCAGATGCAACAGATGCTGCAAGAAGTTCTGCTGACATAGTACTAACTGATCCCGGCTTAAGTGTAATTATCAGTGCTGTCTTGACCAGCAGAGCCATTTTCCAGCGGATGAGGAACTATACA GTATATGCAGTCTCTATCACCATACGCATAGTG CTTGGTTTTACACTTTTAGCGTTGATATGGGAATACGACTTCCCACCTTTCATGGTTCTGATAATCGCAATACTCAATGACG GGACTATCATGACTATTTCTAAAGATCGAGTTAGGCCATCTCCTACACCCGAGAGTTGGAAGCTCAACCAGATATTTGCGACAGGAATTGTCATTGGAACATATCTAGCATTGGTCACCGTCCTGTTTTACTGGATCATTGTTTCTACCACCTTCTTCGAG AAACACTTCCATGTAAAATCAATTGCCAACAACAGTGAACAAGTGTCATCCGCGATGTATCTCCAAGTGAGCATCATCAGTCAGGCACTCATATTTGTAACACGTAGTCGAGGCTGGTCATTTTTTGAACGTCCCGGGACTCTCCTGATTTTTGCCTTCATTCTTGCTCAACTT GCGGCTACATTAATTGCTGTGTATGCCAACATCAGCTTTGCTAAAATCACCGGCATTGGATGGAGATGGGCAGGTGTTATATGGTTATACAGTCTGATATTTTACATACCTCTAGATGTTATAAAGTTTGTCTTTCACTACGCATTGAGTGGAGAAGCTTGGAATCTCGTATTGGACCGTAAG ACAGCTTTTACTTACAAGAAAGATTATGGGAAAGATGATGGATCGCCCAATGTAACCATCTCTCAGAGAAGTCGTTCCGCAGAAGAACTCAGAGGAAGCCGTTCTCGCGCTTCTTGGATCGCTGAACAAACCAGGAGGCGTGCAGAAATCGCCAG GCTTCTAGAGGTTCATTCAGTGTCAAGGCATTTAGAATCTGTGATCAAACTCAAACAAATTGACCAAAGGATGATCCGTGCAGCTCATACTGTCTAA
- the UBC34 gene encoding ubiquitin-conjugating enzyme 34, which translates to MAEKACIKRLQKEYRALCKEPVSHVVARPSPNDILEWHYVLEGSEGTPFAGGFYYGKIKFPPEYPYKPPGITMTTPNGRFMTQKKICLSMSDFHPESWNPMWSVSSILTGLLSFMMDTSPTTGSVNTTVIEKQRLAKSSLAFNCKTPAFRKLFPEYVEKYNQQQLAEQATTQLTTPESPQKSDTKVESEKTIDPTKGDSEGGLKERKKNNKQGLPAWIILLLVSVFGVVMALPLLQL; encoded by the exons ATGGCAGAAAAGGCCTGTATAAAACGTCTTCAAAAGGAATATAGAGCACTTTGCAAG GAACCAGTCTCCCATGTTGTTGCTCGTCCTTCCCCAAATGACATTCTCGAGTGGC ATTATGTGCTGGAAGGCAGTGAGGGAACACCTTTTGCAG GTGGATTTTACTATGGAAAGATCAAGTTTCCTCCCGAGTATCCTTACAAGCCACCAGGGATTAC AATGACTACACCAAATGGTCGATTCATGACacagaagaaaatttgtttatctATGAGTGATT TTCATCCAGAAAGCTGGAATCCGATGTGGTCTGTATCAAG CATACTTACAGGACTTCTCTCATTTATG ATGGATACCAGTCCGACAACTGGAAGTGTTAACACTACTGTAATTGAGAAACAACGGTTGGCTAAGTCATCTCTCGCTTTCAATTGTAAAAC CCCAGCATTTCGAAAGCTATTTCCAGAGTATGTAGAGAAGTACAACCAGCAGCAACTAGCTGAGCAAGCTACCACACAACTGACAACACCAGAGTCTCCTCAAAAGAGCGATACCAAAGTCGAGTCAGAGAAAACCATCGATCCAACAAAGGGAGATTCAGAAGGTGGCTTGAAGGAGaggaaaaagaacaataaaCAGGGATTGCCAGCGTGGATAATACTGTTGCTAGTGTCGGTTTTCGGTGTGGTAATGGCGTTGCCTCTGCTTCAACTGTGA
- a CDS encoding O-fucosyltransferase family protein (O-fucosyltransferase family protein; CONTAINS InterPro DOMAIN/s: GDP-fucose protein O-fucosyltransferase (InterPro:IPR019378); BEST Arabidopsis thaliana protein match is: O-fucosyltransferase family protein (TAIR:AT5G50420.1); Has 98 Blast hits to 96 proteins in 33 species: Archae - 0; Bacteria - 0; Metazoa - 42; Fungi - 0; Plants - 52; Viruses - 0; Other Eukaryotes - 4 (source: NCBI BLink).), producing the protein MVRNSSDEEEDHRNLIPQNDTRDNDLNLRPDARTVNMANGGGRSPRSALQIDEILSRARNRWKISVNKRYVVAAVSLTLFVGLLFLFTDTRTFFSSFKLDPMSSRVKESELQALNLLRQQQLALVSLLNRTNFNSSNAISSSVVIDNVKAALLKQISVNKEIEEVLLSPHRTGNYSITASGSDSFTGSYNADICRKVDQKLLDRKTIEWKPRPDKFLFAICLSGQMSNHLICLEKHMFFAALLDRVLVIPSSKFDYQYDKVIDIERINTCLGRTVVISFDQFKEIDKKNNAHIDRFICYVSSPQPCYVDEDHIKKLKGLGVSIGGKLEAPWSEDIKKPTKRTSQEVVEKFKSDDGVIAIGDVFYADMEQDLVMQPGGPINHKCKTLIEPSRLILVTAQRFIQTFLGKNFISLHLRRHGFLKFCNAKSPSCFYPIPQAADCISRMVERANAPVIYLSTDAAESETGLLQSLVVVDGKVVPLVKRPPQNSAEKWDSLLYRHGIEDDSQVYAMLDKTICAMSSVFIGASGSTFTEDILRLRKDWGTSSMCDEYLCRGEEPNFIAENE; encoded by the exons ATGGTGCGCAACTCGTCGGACGAAGAAGAGGACCACCGCAATTTAATCCCACAAAACGACACCAGAGACAACGATCTCAATCTACGCCCTGACGCCAGGACCGTAAATATGGCTAACGGCGGTGGCAGGAGTCCGAGATCGGCGTTACAGATCGATGAAATCTTGTCGCGAGCTCGGAATCGTTGGAAAATCTCAGTTAACAAGCGTTACGTCGTTGCTGCCGTCTCTCTAACTTTATTCGTCGGACTTCTGTTCTTATTTACTGATACTCGTACATTCTTCTCGAGCTTTAAGCTTGATCCAATGTCAAGCCGTGTCAAGGAATCTGAGCTCCAAGCTCTGAATCTTCTTAGGCAGCAACAGCTAGCGCTAGTCTCTCTGTTGAACCGTACGAATTTCAATTCTTCGAATGCAATTAGTTCTTCTGTAGTAATAGACAATGTGAAAGCTGCTCTACTGAAGCAGATTTCAGTGAATAAGGAAATCGAAGAAGTGCTTCTTTCACCACACAGGACTGGGAATTACTCTATCACTGCTTCTGGTTCAGATAGTTTCACTGGTTCTTATAACGCTGATATATGTAGAAAGGTAGATCAGAAGTTGTTGGACCGGAAAACGATCGAATGGAAGCCGAGACCAGATAAGTTCCTATTTGCTATCTGTCTCTCAGGTCAAATGAGTAACCACTTGATTTGTTTAGAGAAACATATGTTCTTTGCTGCGCTACTGGATCGAGTTCTTGTGATTCCAAGCTCTAAGTTTGATTACCAGTATGATAAAGTGATTGATATAGAGCGGATTAACACGTGCTTGGGAAGAACTGTTGTCATTTCTTTTGATCAGTTCAAGGAGATTGATAAGAAGAACAATGCTCACATTGACAGATTCATCTGTTACGTCTCGTCGCCACAGCCTTGTTATGTTGATGAGGATCATATCAAGAAGCTCAAGGGATTGGGGGTTTCCATTGGTGGGAAGCTTGAGGCTCCTTGGAGTGAAGATATAAAGAAGCCAACTAAGCGGACTTCTCAAGAGGTAGTGGAAAAGTTTAAGTCCGATGATGGTGTGATCGCCATAGGGGATGTCTTCTATGCTGATATGGAGCAAGATTTGGTGATGCAGCCTGGTGGACCCATCAACCATAAATGTAAAACACTGATCGAACCCAGTAGGCTCATTTTGGTGACGGCACAACGATTCATCCAGACATTCTTAGGAAAGAATTTCATCTCGCTTCATCTCCGTAGGCATGGGTTCCTTAAGTTctg CAATGCAAAATCGCCAAGTTGTTTTTATCCCATACCACAAGCTGCAGACTGCATCAGTCGGATGGTGGAAAGGGCCAATGCTCCAGTCATCTACCTTTCAACAGATGCTGCAGAAAGCGAAACCGGTCTTCTTCAGTCACTAGTAGTCGTTGATGGAAAAGTCGTTCCCCTTGTCAAACGTCCACCTCAAAACTCTGCAGAAAAGTGGGACTCGTTGTTGTATAGACATGGTATAGAAGATGACTCTCAG GTGTATGCTATGTTGGATAAGACTATATGTGCAATGTCCAGTGTATTCATCGGAGCATCGGGTTCTACTTTTACAGAGGATATCTTGCGGCTAAGAAAAGACTGGGGAACTTCATCTATGTGCGATGAGTATCTCTGTCGAGGCGAAGAACCAAACTTCATAGCTGAAAATGAATAA
- the RLP3 gene encoding receptor like protein 3 (receptor like protein 3 (RLP3); CONTAINS InterPro DOMAIN/s: Leucine-rich repeat-containing N-terminal domain, type 2 (InterPro:IPR013210), Leucine-rich repeat (InterPro:IPR001611); BEST Arabidopsis thaliana protein match is: receptor like protein 2 (TAIR:AT1G17240.1); Has 81484 Blast hits to 24794 proteins in 958 species: Archae - 37; Bacteria - 4331; Metazoa - 15807; Fungi - 760; Plants - 53957; Viruses - 2; Other Eukaryotes - 6590 (source: NCBI BLink).), with product MTNEGRFKAKGFVRTSSTTRPIQALSFHMIGILLQCVLFISVLSIAVSEALCNSQDRESLLWFSGNVSSSVSPLNWNPSIDCCSWEGITCDDSPDSHITAISLPFRALYGKLPLSVLRLHHLSQLNLSHNRLSGHLPSGFLSALDQLKVLDLSYNSLDGELPVEQTFRNGSNRCFPIRIVDLSSNFLQGEILPSSIFMQGTFDLISFNVSKNSFTGSIPSFMCKSSPQLSKLDFSYNDFTGNIPQGLGRCLKLSVLQAGFNNISGEIPSDIYNLSELEQLFLPVNHLSGKINDDITHLTKLKSLELYSNHLGGEIPMDIGQLSRLQSLQLHINNITGTVPPSLANCTNLVKLNLRLNRLEGTLSELDFSRFQSLSILDLGNNSFSGDFPWRVHSCKSLSAMRFASNKLTGQISPHVLELESLSILSLSDNKLMNITGALGILQGCRNLSTLLIGKNFYNETFPSDKDLISSDGFPNLQIFASGGSGLRGEIPAWLIKLKSLAVIDLSHNQLVGSIPGWLGTFPHLFYIDLSENLLSGELPKDLFQLKALMSQKAYDATERNYLKLPVFVSPNNVTTHQQYNQLFSLPPGIYIRRNNLKGSIPIEVGQLKVLHVLELSHNYLSGIIPHELSKLTSLERLDLSNNHLSGRIPWSLTSLHYMSYFNVVNNSLDGPIPTGSQFDTFPQANFKGNPLLCGGILLTSCKASTKLPATTTNKADTEDEEELKFIFILGVATGFFVSYCFYWCFFARLDAFISK from the coding sequence ATGACTAATGAGGGGAGATTCAAAGCCAAAGGTTTTGTGAGAACTTCATCAACCACAAGACCAATACAAGCTCTGAGTTTTCACATGATTGGCATACTCCTTCAGTGTGTTCTTTTCATCAGTGTCCTTTCTATTGCAGTTTCAGAGGCTCTCTGCAACTCGCAAGATCGAGAATCCCTACTGTGGTTCTCTGGAaacgtttcttcttctgtttctcctcTGAATTGGAACCCATCCATTGATTGTTGCTCATGGGAAGGAATAACCTGCGATGATTCCCCGGATAGCCACATCACTGCAATCTCATTGCCCTTTAGAGCACTATATGGTAAACTCCCTTTGTCTGTTCTGCGTCTCCACCATCTCTCTCAACTCAATCTTTCTCATAACCGTCTCTCCGGTCATCTCCCATCTGGCTTTCTCTCAGCCCTTGATCAGCTCAAAGTTCTTGATCTTAGTTACAACAGCCTCGATGGTGAGTTGCCAGTTGAACAAACATTTAGAAATGGAAGCAACAGATGTTTCCCAATTCGGATAGTTGATCTGTCAAGCAATTTTCTCCAAGGCGAAATCCTCCCTAGTTCTATTTTTATGCAAGGAACTTTCGATTTAATCAGTTTCAATGTCAGCAAGAACAGCTTCACAGGCTCAATCCCTTCGTTTATGTGCAAGAGTTCACCGCAGCTCAGCAAACTGGATTTCTCCTACAATGATTTTACCGGTAATATTCCGCAAGGACTAGGGAGATGTTTGAAGCTAAGTGTTCTACAAGCAGGCTTCAACAATATCTCTGGTGAAATCCCAAGTGACATATACAATCTTTCGGAGCTCGAGCAACTCTTTCTACCCGTCAATCATCTTTCTGGAAAGATCAATGATGACATCACCCACCTCACAAAACTAAAATCGCTCGAGCTGTACTCCAATCACCTTGGAGGAGAAATACCAATGGACATAGGTCAGCTCTCTCGCCTGCAAAGCCTCCAACTCCATATCAATAACATCACTGGTACAGTCCCGCCTTCTCTTGCAAATTGTACTAATCTCGTCAAGTTGAATCTGAGGCTTAATCGGCTGGAAGGAACCTTATCAGAGCTTGACTTTTCCCGCTTTCAGAGCCTTAGCATTCTAGATCTCGGAAACAATAGCTTCAGCGGTGATTTCCCTTGGAGGGTTCACTCCTGCAAATCTCTATCAGCGATGAGATTTGCAAGCAATAAGTTAACAGGACAGATATCTCCTCACGTACTGGAACTTGAATCTCTATCGATCTTGTCTCTTTCAGACAATAAACTGATGAACATTACAGGCGCTCTTGGAATTCTGCAGGGCTGCAGGAATCTGTCCACTCTCCTCATAGGAAAGAATTTTTACAACGAAACATTTCCAAGCGACAAAGACTTGATTTCCTCAGATGGATTCCCTAATCTCCAAATATTTGCTAGCGGTGGATCTGGACTGAGAGGTGAAATACCAGCTTGGCTAATCAAATTGAAGAGCTTAGCAGTCATAGATTTGTCCCACAACCAGCTTGTAGGGTCAATTCCTGGTTGGTTGGGAACTTTTCCCCACCTTTTCTATATTGATCTCTCAGAAAATCTTCTTTCAGGAGAGCTGCCGAAGGATTTATTCCAACTAAAGGCTCTGATGTCCCAAAAGGCCTACGACGCAACAGAAAGGAACTATCTAAAGCTGCCAGTTTTTGTCAGTCCCAATAATGTTACAACTCATCAGCAATACAATCAGCTGTTTAGCCTCCCACCTGGGATCTACATAAGAAGGAATAACCTGAAAGGAAGTATACCGATCGAAGTTGGCCAGTTAAAGGTTCTTCATGTCCTCGAGCTTTCTCATAACTATTTGTCTGGCATCATCCCACATGAGTTGTCGAAACTCACCAGCTTAGAGAGGCTTGACCTGTCCAACAATCACTTATCTGGTAGAATTCCTTGGTCGCTAACAAGCCTCCATTATATGTCTTATTTCAACGTGGTGAACAACAGTCTCGACGGGCCAATACCCACAGGAAGTCAGTTTGATACTTTTCCACAAGCAAATTTTAAAGGAAACCCCTTGTTGTGCGGTGGCATACTGCTGACTTCCTGCAAGGCTTCAACAAAGCTGCCTGCTACAACCACAAATAAAGCGGATACAGAGGATGAAGAGGAGttgaagtttatttttattctcgGAGTTGCCACtggattttttgtttcctactGTTTTTACTGGTGCTTTTTTGCTAGACTCGATGCTTTCATTAGTAAGTAA